The sequence TGGGTAACTGGAACACAGAttgtataacaattaaaaaagGCAGCTAGTATTCAACTGCCTTTTTCAGGTTCTGGCATTTACCAATCCATAGGGTACCAACACAGATAGGCAAGATCAATGTGCTAGGACCTAAGCATATTGAATTCAGTTTCTTGTGGGCGGTGGACCAGGGTTTAAATCTCATTTCAGTCAGAATCAAGTCAGTCCCCATGCGCTTTTGAGTATTGATAATGTCCTTCAATTGATACAATGGCTGTTGATTTCCAGAAAAAGAGACATCCATAAGAGTTGTTAGTGCTTCAATTTTTACAAGCAGCCAGCGAACAATCAATCGGACATACATTAATTTGGCTGATTGATGTAATGCTCGGATGTCCACAAAATTGTATGTTGGCATCCAGCTTCACCCTCGTATAGAAGTACTCATAAAGAAGTAATCATCTACCTGTTGAACAATACAATGGTACATTTCCTTTCAGTCTGGCTCCACACCAATCCATTTTTTTAGGCCACAAGTACAATTTCACCCCGTGAACCTGTAATAGGAATAAGACCGCAAAACAATGTTTCAGAGAAgtgtgagaagaaaaaaagaaaggaaaagaaaaagggttcGTAGGTGGAGAGAGATGAATAGAAATATAATGTGCCTCCTTTATTACATTGTTCAAATATCTGTTTTGCTAGCAGTACCAAGGACTCTGCCTCTTCAGCCATCTTCGCTACTTTCTCTGCCTCCGCTACTGCTCCACAAGCCAAAAATGACTTGCTTTCTGCCTCAGCAATTTTGTAAGCTGCAGCCGCTGCGGCTTCCTCCACTGTGTCAATAGAAGCATTGGACCCAGGATTTTGAGATTGCCTCACCCTGATTGGTTTTGGCGGAGGCACTCTTGTTCCAAAGGAactatcttcttttttcttgtagCAGTTCTGAATCTGCATTTTGATGACGAGAGGAACCCAGAAAATTAAAACAAGATGGCAACATCCAGAAAATTAAAACAAGATGACAACATCAATTGTGCAGCACTTGGATCTCAAAAAGGTCCAACTCACTGGAATCATCTGATTACGCAGGTTCAGATGGAGATCTGCATCATCAGAATTAATGTTTGTCCGACCGAAAACATTCTGACAACTAATAGAAGACTAACTAACATCCAAAGGTGTGGTTTTAAAGTCCTATGATGTAACAACTGCCTATCATAGTCGAAAGCTGACCCGCCAACTAGAGATAAATCTTCTCTTAAATTATCGAACATCTAGCATACATTGACAGGATTGCAACTCCAACCATCCAAATGGAGCCTAAACAACTTTTGCAGTTTCAAGTTGAAAGAATTTCAGTATTAGTATTTGGGCTCAATTTCAGGGACTCAAGGGTTGACTAACCAGTTCGTATGACTGGGCAAGAGCAGCCCACAACTAGGTAACCTGCCATGAATTATAGAGGCTTATGCATTTGTTTCATGAAGAATGCTGGATGCAAGGTAATTGGATCATAATGAGCTGATCTATCTCTATTTGATTGACTACTCAATTAGTTCTTAAGTAGGCCAACATTTGTATGAGCAGTTCCATTTTCTCTCAACTGGGAAGTAAAATACTATAAAGGAGATACCAGGAGGTATAACCAATAACTTGTTAAAATCAAACTCACAAAACAACAGAAAGACATACGAGTCTGGATGGAATGGagggtttcattttttttttcatgttacCCCAAGGGAGGTAATAA is a genomic window of Macadamia integrifolia cultivar HAES 741 chromosome 13, SCU_Mint_v3, whole genome shotgun sequence containing:
- the LOC122058693 gene encoding telomere repeat-binding factor 5-like; translation: MEDMTLLFYYLLNIYDCHQKILDVVSLFTRYNTMIFDALSTLDDPNGSDISSIMSYIEKRHEVPLPQNFRRLLSSKLRRLVAQEKLEKIQNCYKKKEDSSFGTRVPPPKPIRVRQSQNPGSNASIDTVEEAAAAAAYKIAEAESKSFLACGAVAEAEKVAKMAEEAESLVLLAKQIFEQCSRGEIVLVA